The stretch of DNA TATTGATGAACCAGAATTATCTCTTCACATCACATGGCAAAATAAATTGTTGGAGGAGATGCTGAAAGTTCAAAAAAATAGCGTATTGACAACAAATTCAATATTGATCGCAACACACTCTCCCGACTTCATCAACGACCGATGGGATCTGACCTACTCAATGAACCCTTCAGGTCGTGATTAATGTGGCGGAAGACCAGATGAGAGAGCATATCACACCCAAAAGAATTTGTAACAAGGTCAGAATGTTCGACGCCGCAAAAAAGTCCAGATGGTCGTACTTGCTGCTGGAAGGGGATAGCGACACCATTCTCTTCAATAAGATCGTTGAAGAGAACTCCTGTGAAATCATCGTCGCGCATGGAAAATCGAAAATCATTGAGTCAATAAATGAACTGAATGGCGATCAGCATTATAGATCCCGGGTCGTGGGAATTGTCGACAAGGATTTCGACCCGCTTGTGGATAACCCAAAGTATGATAAAAACATTATATTGCTCGATACACACGACATTGAAACACTGGTAATAACTTCCCCGTCTTTTTATTCATTTGTCGAAAAATATGTTGACAGAGAAAAATTAGCCCAGTTTGAGAGAAAAACAGGCATGGGTTTGTTAGAGACTCTGCTCAGGTCTGCATACCTTATCGGGACAGTGCGTTGTTATAATGAACGAAAGAGATGGGCATTGAATTTTAAAGACTTGGTGTTTTCTCCATTTACCGACAAAAAATCATTAGTCCTTGATTTTTCAGGACTGCTTGAGATTATCGAAGCTGTTACAGACCAGGACGAAGACGTTCTGGAATATAAACTGGAGACGATCAGAGAAAGGAAAGATCGGTTTATCGAGATCTGCGATAAATTCACATGCCCCAGTATAATGTGTAACGGACATGATATAGTAAAGATATTAAAGATCGGTCTCGACGAAATTTTTGGATCTGAGGAATCCAAAAAGCTCCGTAAGGGAAATAGCATCGAAAGGGCAATTATCGAGATGTACGACCCCAAATTGTTCTGCGATACAAATGTCTATAGATCTGTGAGAGAATGGGAGAAAAATACAGAACAACAGATATTCAAAGATCCTATCTCTTCAACATAAGCACATTGATCAATTTTTTTAAATCACATAAGCACGAAAGGCCATCTCTCATTGCCTGATGCCATTAATATTCTCCGCATTCACGCCCTCCATTCTCCATAATATTAGAGAGATTGTTGTACAAATAGAGGTAAGATCTCAACGAAAAGAAAAGGAAAGGTGAAATCTGAAAAAACACATTCAAAACACCAACTTTTCATTTATAACCCCAAACCGGCTCTGTAGAAATGCTTCCCACAACCCCCAGATATTGCCTGATCATCGATGGAGGAAAGTGGCATGAACCCTAAAAGGAGGTTTTCAACAGAGCCCCCAAACCATTCATCTCTTTTTCGAGGGCTGCCAGGCCGTCACCCCCCCACCACCCGCTGCCATGGACGGCAGCATTTGTTTTCAGCGAACCCAGTCGGGCACCCTCACTGCGGAGGCAGACCTCCATGAAAAACGGACCACGAAAAGTCAGACCGGAAGACATCGACGCCTTTGAGGAACGGTCGCCGTTCTACCGGGGCATCGGGAAACGAATGGTTGAACACGGCATCTGGGAAATCGTCGCGGAGGAGAAGAGATGCAGGGCATAGATGGCAGCCAGGACGAACATGGTTACCGCACCAACCGCTGGAACTCCATATCTTCAACCCTGATTATGACTCTTCTCAATTTCTCCCGGCGGGATGGCTTTAGGGACAGTGTCCGGGCGGAGCGGTCGGACGTTGCGACCGAGGCCGGGATCTATATGGCGATCAGGGGGTTCAATGTCCTCCTGTGCGTGTATGACGGGGCAGTCCACAGTTAAACTGCTGTGTCAAAAGAAAGAATCACAAGCATCTACATAAAAAAAGCGACGACACAAAAATAGTACGAAAGGGTTCAGTCTCACTGGACAATTATATCACTTTTTACTGACCGTGATGCAGCCATCGTAGCACAAACCTTGTAAGGGGGATTCTGCTCCAAGTTGAGCGTGAGCCTGATGTCTTAGATGCCGTTTTGCCGTGCAGACATGGATGGAGTGCTGCTCCTCCAGGGAATCCTCGTCCCTGAATTCTTGGAAATATAGAGCCCTTAGTCATCAAAATATTCAGGTGGGATTATTTTCAAACTGGCTCCTAATGATATTCAGAAGGTAAGATCTTCTTTGAATATTGTATTCCGCCGTCTGTGAGTTCCCATATTCCTTTAGGTGAATTCGTGCTTAACAGGTCTTTATCCACCATGTGTTTTCTGGACCAATCGATGTGGTGCACCATTCTGGGAATTCCCCGCCCATCTTTATTGGTATTTACCCGTGTGTAATCTTCTGGAACAGTTGAATTACTTAATTCCATTAAATCAGTAATTCGAGTTATTGCAGTTTCCCGTTTTAATTTTCTGTGGTTTTCTCCAAATATATATATCGTAATTGCTATTAGTTTAACGTATTCCTTCTGTTTTATCCCTCCAAATTCTCCTTTTTCAAATGTCTCACATAGATCTCCATATAGTTTTTTCATTTCTTCAATTTTTTTATCCATCTCTGTCCTCTGTCGTCAGCAGTTCAAAGACCATACTGGGGTTCTAGATATCAAATCTACTTATATGGTGGTTTTTTTACTATTAATAGACATTTAAATTGATATATCGACATA from Methanofollis liminatans DSM 4140 encodes:
- a CDS encoding DUF4435 domain-containing protein; the encoded protein is MREHITPKRICNKVRMFDAAKKSRWSYLLLEGDSDTILFNKIVEENSCEIIVAHGKSKIIESINELNGDQHYRSRVVGIVDKDFDPLVDNPKYDKNIILLDTHDIETLVITSPSFYSFVEKYVDREKLAQFERKTGMGLLETLLRSAYLIGTVRCYNERKRWALNFKDLVFSPFTDKKSLVLDFSGLLEIIEAVTDQDEDVLEYKLETIRERKDRFIEICDKFTCPSIMCNGHDIVKILKIGLDEIFGSEESKKLRKGNSIERAIIEMYDPKLFCDTNVYRSVREWEKNTEQQIFKDPISST